A single Pantoea rwandensis DNA region contains:
- a CDS encoding general stress protein: MTQKKQRGGAGNFAEDPERAREAGSAGGKVSGGNFRNDPERAREAGRKGGQKSRRPSKQQ, from the coding sequence ATGACACAAAAAAAGCAACGAGGTGGTGCCGGGAACTTTGCAGAGGACCCGGAGCGCGCCAGGGAAGCCGGCAGTGCTGGCGGCAAAGTCAGTGGGGGTAATTTCAGAAACGATCCTGAAAGAGCCAGGGAAGCTGGAAGAAAAGGAGGTCAAAAAAGCCGTCGCCCCTCCAAGCAGCAGTGA
- a CDS encoding protealysin inhibitor emfourin: protein MNIKLTDDAIIELAREGGIAFIPNLRGERRFALAQLPEPQKQRVCNVLEQALPLGEPEDQAANLGRGDQRYFRIQITYATHHEAGSIVILIPETAASPELEALWRDGQ from the coding sequence GTGAATATTAAACTGACTGATGACGCCATTATCGAACTGGCGCGTGAAGGCGGCATTGCTTTTATCCCCAACCTGCGAGGCGAGCGCCGCTTTGCTCTGGCACAGCTGCCAGAACCGCAAAAACAGCGGGTGTGTAACGTGCTGGAGCAGGCATTACCGCTGGGTGAACCGGAAGATCAGGCGGCGAATCTGGGACGCGGAGATCAGCGTTATTTTCGTATTCAAATCACCTATGCCACCCATCATGAAGCGGGTTCCATCGTGATTTTGATTCCTGAAACCGCAGCCTCGCCTGAATTAGAGGCGCTTTGGCGCGACGGCCAGTGA
- a CDS encoding M4 family metallopeptidase, with the protein MTYSVIPPYILRNIIDHCSGAPQESARRTLTHVQQLMAEHNHKAASAATSQPGTVLRAIYDAENMQNLPGTLIRDEGQPGNGDVAAEEAWNYLGITYDFYWQIFKRNSLDNKGLKLDGTVHYGKEYQNAFWNGQQMVFGDGDGEIFNRFTIALDVVAHELTHGVTENEAGLVYFQQSGALNESMSDVFGSLVKQFHLQQTADQADWLIGEGLLAAGIKGRGLRSMSAPGTAYDDPKLGKDPQPADMDHYIETRDDNGGVHLNSGIPNRAFYLAAKALGGFAWELAGHAWYDTLCDKTLPQDADFSTFARFTIEHGGKRFNRSVAEAIQSAWQQVGVT; encoded by the coding sequence ATGACCTACAGCGTTATTCCTCCGTATATTCTTCGCAATATTATTGACCATTGTTCGGGTGCGCCGCAGGAGTCTGCTCGCCGCACCCTAACCCATGTTCAGCAACTGATGGCTGAACACAACCATAAAGCGGCCAGCGCGGCCACCTCACAGCCCGGCACCGTGCTGCGTGCCATCTATGATGCTGAAAATATGCAAAATCTGCCCGGCACCTTGATCCGCGATGAAGGCCAGCCGGGCAATGGCGACGTTGCGGCTGAAGAGGCCTGGAATTATCTCGGCATCACCTACGATTTCTACTGGCAAATCTTCAAGCGCAATTCACTGGATAACAAAGGCCTGAAGCTGGATGGCACCGTGCATTACGGCAAGGAGTATCAGAACGCCTTCTGGAACGGTCAGCAGATGGTGTTTGGTGACGGCGATGGCGAGATCTTTAATCGCTTCACCATTGCGCTGGATGTGGTGGCGCATGAACTCACCCATGGCGTGACGGAAAACGAAGCGGGACTGGTTTACTTCCAGCAGTCCGGTGCATTGAATGAATCGATGTCTGATGTGTTTGGCTCGTTGGTGAAGCAGTTCCACCTGCAGCAAACGGCCGATCAGGCTGACTGGTTGATTGGTGAGGGCTTGTTAGCCGCCGGCATTAAAGGTCGTGGGCTGCGCTCGATGTCCGCACCAGGCACGGCTTACGATGATCCGAAACTCGGCAAAGACCCGCAACCGGCGGATATGGATCATTACATAGAGACGCGTGATGACAACGGGGGTGTCCATCTCAATTCTGGCATTCCTAACCGTGCGTTTTACCTTGCCGCTAAAGCATTAGGCGGCTTTGCCTGGGAGCTGGCGGGTCATGCCTGGTATGACACTCTCTGCGACAAGACGCTGCCGCAGGATGCCGACTTCAGTACCTTTGCCCGTTTCACCATTGAACATGGTGGCAAGCGATTTAACCGCTCGGTGGCGGAAGCAATTCAATCCGCCTGGCAACAGGTAGGCGTAACGTGA
- the xseA gene encoding exodeoxyribonuclease VII large subunit, whose translation MSLPPTANIFTVSRLNTTVRQLLENEMGLVWLSAEISNFSQPSSGHWYFTLKDDGAQVRCAMFRNSNRRVTFRPQHGQQVLVRASITLYEPRGDYQLIIESMHPAGEGLLQQQFEQLKARLAAEGLFDQQFKQPLPDPARQVGVITSATGAALHDVLRVLHRRDPSLPVIIYPTPVQGVDAPAAIVRAIELANQRDECDVLIVGRGGGSLEDLWSFNDERVARAIFASRLPIVSAVGHETDVTIADFVADLRAPTPSAAAEVVSRNQIELLRRLQSQQQRMEMAMDFYIAEQQRRFTRIQHRLQQQHPQLRLARQQTTLFQLQRRLGEAMDQRLRVANRQQDRVLQRLNIQQPQGRILRAQQQMQQWQYRLQQGMEKQLNHNRQRFGNLAAQLEGVSPLATLARGFSVTTDTQGQLVKKTQQLHKGDLLRTRLDDGWVESQVTALEPQKSRPRKARS comes from the coding sequence ATGTCGCTACCGCCAACCGCCAATATTTTTACTGTCAGCCGCCTGAATACCACGGTGCGCCAACTGCTGGAAAATGAGATGGGCCTGGTGTGGCTCAGTGCTGAAATCTCAAATTTTAGCCAGCCCTCTTCCGGTCACTGGTACTTCACCTTGAAGGATGATGGCGCACAAGTTCGCTGCGCGATGTTCCGCAACAGCAACCGCCGCGTCACCTTCCGTCCCCAGCATGGTCAGCAGGTTTTGGTGCGCGCCAGCATTACGCTGTATGAACCGCGTGGCGACTATCAACTGATTATCGAAAGCATGCATCCAGCGGGTGAAGGCTTGTTGCAGCAGCAGTTCGAACAGCTAAAAGCGCGTTTGGCAGCAGAAGGGTTGTTCGATCAGCAGTTCAAACAGCCGCTGCCCGATCCGGCACGTCAGGTTGGCGTCATCACCTCCGCGACCGGCGCGGCGCTGCATGACGTGCTGCGCGTGCTGCATCGCCGCGATCCGTCGCTGCCCGTGATTATCTATCCCACGCCAGTGCAAGGTGTCGATGCACCCGCAGCCATCGTACGTGCCATTGAACTGGCGAACCAGCGTGATGAGTGTGACGTGCTGATTGTCGGCCGTGGCGGCGGCTCGCTGGAGGATTTGTGGAGTTTTAACGATGAGCGCGTGGCGCGTGCTATTTTTGCCAGTCGCCTGCCGATCGTCAGTGCCGTCGGCCATGAAACGGACGTCACCATCGCCGACTTTGTCGCCGATCTGCGCGCCCCTACCCCATCTGCGGCGGCAGAAGTCGTGAGCCGCAATCAGATCGAACTGCTGCGCCGTTTGCAGTCACAGCAGCAGCGTATGGAAATGGCAATGGATTTCTACATTGCAGAGCAGCAACGCCGTTTTACCCGCATACAACATCGTTTGCAGCAGCAACATCCACAGTTGCGTCTGGCACGCCAGCAAACCACCCTGTTCCAGTTGCAACGTCGCCTCGGCGAGGCAATGGATCAACGTCTGCGTGTGGCTAATCGCCAGCAGGATCGCGTGTTACAGCGCCTCAATATTCAGCAGCCGCAGGGGCGTATTCTGCGTGCACAGCAGCAGATGCAGCAATGGCAGTATCGCCTGCAACAGGGCATGGAGAAGCAGCTGAATCACAATCGTCAGCGCTTTGGTAATCTGGCCGCGCAACTGGAGGGCGTCAGTCCGCTCGCCACACTGGCTCGCGGGTTTAGCGTGACCACGGATACGCAAGGCCAACTGGTGAAGAAAACCCAGCAATTGCATAAAGGTGATTTACTGCGCACCCGCCTCGATGACGGCTGGGTGGAAAGCCAGGTGACCGCACTTGAACCGCAGAAATCACGCCCCCGTAAAGCACGCTCCTAG
- the guaB gene encoding IMP dehydrogenase, which produces MLRITKQALTFDDVLLVPAHSTVLPNTADLSTQLTKNIRLNIPMLSAAMDTVTEAGLAIALAQEGGLGFIHKNMSIERQADEVRKVKKHESGVVTDPQTVLPTTTLAAVQELTERNGFAGYPVVNTDNELVGIITGRDVRFVTDLSLPVSAVMTPKERLVTVKEGEARDIVLQKMHEKRVEKALVVDDSFHLLGMITVKDFQKAERKPNACKDAEGRLRVGAAVGAGAGNEERVDALVAAGVDVLLIDSSHGHSEGVLQRIRETRAKYPDLDIIGGNVATGAGALALAEAGVSAVKVGIGPGSICTTRIVTGVGVPQITAVSDAVAALEGTGIPVVADGGIRFSGDIAKAIAAGAAAVMVGSMLAGTEESPGEIELYQGRSFKSYRGMGSLGAMSKGSSDRYFQTDNAADKLVPEGIEGRVAYKGRLKEIVHQQMGGLRSCMGLTGCPTINDLRTKAEFVRISGAGINESHVHDVTITKESPNYRMGS; this is translated from the coding sequence ATGCTAAGAATCACTAAACAAGCCCTCACTTTTGACGACGTTCTGCTCGTTCCAGCTCACTCCACTGTCTTACCGAACACCGCTGATCTCAGCACCCAACTGACGAAAAACATCCGTCTGAACATCCCTATGCTGTCTGCTGCCATGGACACCGTGACCGAAGCCGGTCTGGCAATTGCACTGGCGCAGGAAGGTGGTCTGGGCTTTATCCACAAAAACATGTCGATTGAGCGCCAGGCGGATGAAGTTCGCAAAGTGAAAAAACACGAAAGTGGCGTAGTGACCGATCCGCAAACTGTGCTGCCAACCACCACGCTGGCGGCAGTGCAAGAGCTGACCGAGCGCAACGGCTTTGCGGGATATCCGGTTGTGAACACAGACAACGAACTGGTCGGTATCATCACCGGTCGTGACGTGCGCTTTGTGACTGACCTGAGCCTGCCAGTTTCCGCAGTGATGACACCGAAAGAGCGTCTGGTCACTGTTAAAGAGGGTGAAGCGCGCGACATCGTTCTGCAGAAAATGCACGAAAAACGTGTTGAGAAAGCGCTGGTTGTTGATGACAGCTTCCACCTGCTGGGCATGATTACCGTTAAAGATTTCCAGAAAGCAGAACGTAAACCTAACGCCTGTAAAGATGCGGAAGGCCGTCTGCGTGTTGGTGCTGCGGTTGGAGCGGGCGCGGGTAACGAAGAGCGTGTTGACGCGCTGGTTGCTGCGGGCGTTGACGTTCTGCTGATCGACTCTTCTCACGGTCACTCTGAAGGCGTTCTGCAACGTATCCGTGAAACCCGTGCGAAGTATCCAGACCTGGACATCATCGGTGGCAACGTGGCGACCGGTGCAGGTGCATTGGCACTGGCCGAAGCGGGCGTGAGCGCGGTGAAAGTGGGTATCGGCCCTGGCTCAATCTGCACCACGCGTATCGTGACTGGCGTAGGTGTACCACAGATCACCGCCGTTTCTGATGCGGTTGCTGCGCTGGAAGGTACCGGTATCCCGGTTGTGGCTGATGGTGGTATTCGTTTCTCAGGTGACATCGCCAAAGCGATCGCCGCAGGCGCGGCCGCGGTGATGGTCGGTTCTATGCTGGCGGGTACTGAAGAATCTCCAGGCGAAATCGAGCTGTATCAGGGCCGTTCGTTCAAATCTTACCGTGGTATGGGTTCACTGGGCGCGATGTCTAAAGGCTCATCTGACCGTTACTTCCAGACCGATAACGCCGCCGACAAACTGGTACCAGAAGGTATCGAAGGTCGCGTAGCGTACAAAGGCCGTCTGAAAGAGATCGTGCACCAGCAAATGGGCGGTCTGCGCTCTTGCATGGGCCTGACCGGTTGCCCAACCATCAACGATCTGCGTACTAAAGCTGAGTTCGTGCGCATCAGTGGCGCAGGTATCAACGAAAGCCACGTGCATGATGTGACCATCACCAAAGAGTCACCGAACTACCGCATGGGTTCATAA
- the guaA gene encoding glutamine-hydrolyzing GMP synthase has protein sequence MTTENIHKHRILILDFGSQYTQLVARRVRELGVYCELWAWDVTEEQIRSFNPNGIILSGGPESTTELNSPRAPEYVFNAGVPVLGVCYGMQTMAMQLGGKVEGSNEREFGYAQVEVLTQSALVRDIEDAISAAGKPLLDVWMSHGDKVTAIPAGFETVASTETCPFAIMANEEKKFYGVQFHPEVTHTRQGLRMLERFIRDICGCEALWTPAKIIEDAVERIREQVGQDKVILGLSGGVDSSVTAMLLHRAIGDRLTCVFVDNGLLRLNEAEQVMDMFGDHFGLNIVHVAAENRFLDALAGENDPEAKRKIIGRVFVEVFDEEALKLTDVKWLAQGTIYPDVIESAASATGKAHVIKSHHNVGGLPKEMKMGLVEPLKELFKDEVRKIGLELGLPYAMLYRHPFPGPGLGVRVLGEVKKEYCDLLRRADAIFIEELHKADLYNKVSQAFTVFLPVRSVGVMGDGRKYDWVVSLRAVETIDFMTAHWAHLPYDFLGRVSNRIINEVNGISRVVYDISGKPPATIEWE, from the coding sequence ATGACGACTGAAAATATTCATAAACATCGCATTTTGATCCTCGATTTTGGTTCTCAGTATACGCAGCTGGTCGCGCGCCGCGTGCGTGAGCTGGGCGTCTACTGCGAACTCTGGGCGTGGGATGTCACCGAAGAGCAGATTCGTAGCTTCAATCCAAACGGCATCATCCTGTCAGGTGGCCCGGAAAGCACCACTGAGCTGAACAGCCCACGTGCACCAGAATACGTGTTCAATGCTGGCGTACCGGTGCTGGGCGTGTGCTACGGCATGCAGACCATGGCAATGCAGTTGGGCGGCAAGGTTGAAGGCTCCAACGAGCGTGAGTTTGGATATGCGCAGGTTGAAGTGCTGACGCAGAGCGCACTGGTGCGTGACATCGAAGATGCCATCAGCGCTGCCGGCAAACCGTTGCTGGACGTGTGGATGAGCCACGGTGACAAAGTGACCGCCATCCCAGCAGGTTTTGAAACGGTTGCCAGCACCGAAACCTGTCCGTTCGCCATCATGGCTAACGAAGAGAAGAAATTCTACGGCGTGCAGTTCCACCCAGAAGTGACGCATACCCGTCAGGGCCTGCGCATGCTGGAGCGCTTCATCCGCGACATCTGCGGCTGTGAAGCACTGTGGACCCCAGCTAAGATCATCGAAGATGCGGTAGAGCGTATTCGTGAGCAGGTCGGTCAGGATAAAGTGATCCTGGGCCTGTCAGGTGGCGTGGATTCCTCTGTTACCGCGATGCTGCTGCACCGTGCCATCGGCGATCGTCTGACCTGTGTGTTCGTGGACAACGGCCTGCTGCGTCTGAATGAAGCTGAGCAGGTCATGGACATGTTTGGCGACCACTTTGGTCTGAACATCGTTCACGTTGCCGCTGAGAATCGTTTCCTTGACGCACTGGCGGGCGAGAACGATCCAGAAGCCAAGCGTAAGATTATCGGCCGCGTGTTCGTTGAAGTGTTCGACGAAGAAGCGCTGAAGTTGACTGACGTGAAATGGCTGGCACAGGGCACCATCTATCCAGACGTGATCGAGTCTGCTGCTTCTGCTACCGGCAAGGCGCACGTGATCAAATCGCATCACAACGTGGGCGGTCTGCCGAAAGAGATGAAGATGGGCCTGGTTGAGCCGCTGAAAGAGCTGTTCAAAGACGAAGTGCGTAAGATCGGTCTGGAACTGGGTCTGCCATACGCCATGCTGTATCGCCATCCGTTCCCAGGTCCAGGTTTGGGCGTGCGTGTCCTCGGCGAAGTGAAGAAAGAGTACTGCGACCTGCTGCGTCGTGCGGATGCAATCTTCATCGAAGAACTGCATAAAGCTGACCTGTACAACAAAGTTAGCCAGGCCTTCACCGTGTTCCTGCCAGTGCGCTCTGTTGGCGTAATGGGCGACGGTCGTAAATATGATTGGGTTGTTTCACTGCGTGCAGTAGAAACCATCGACTTCATGACCGCGCACTGGGCGCACCTGCCGTACGATTTCCTCGGCCGTGTCTCCAACCGCATCATCAACGAAGTAAACGGCATTTCTCGCGTGGTTTACGATATCTCAGGTAAGCCACCGGCCACGATTGAGTGGGAGTGA
- a CDS encoding HNH endonuclease has product MDSYLDILPKGSTAVAVKTKGHNFFIDNEGISSTGCWVVSNYRVDDYVIVFHQTSTDNYVYIGEFVGKNAEEYTERQGKRYPRYRIFIKNLKLALKTNTTWTSFVGKNNGGFERIYLENEGQKKPKYLDPDSIEAEEGYKKDFNRMTSIRDRKLADARKKNDNYTCQSCNNQYFVNNKYIIDCHHLNPINLGKRKTKIEDLISLCPTCHRIAHTRVPPYSLRELREIMEKHA; this is encoded by the coding sequence ATGGATTCATATTTAGATATTTTACCTAAAGGTTCTACAGCAGTTGCAGTGAAAACAAAAGGACATAACTTCTTCATTGATAATGAGGGGATATCATCTACTGGTTGTTGGGTTGTATCAAATTATAGGGTCGATGATTATGTAATCGTTTTTCATCAAACTAGCACCGATAATTACGTCTACATTGGTGAGTTTGTCGGTAAAAACGCTGAAGAATATACCGAGCGGCAAGGAAAAAGATATCCCCGCTATCGAATTTTCATTAAAAACCTAAAGCTTGCTCTAAAAACAAATACAACATGGACCTCTTTCGTAGGAAAAAATAATGGTGGTTTCGAGCGGATTTATTTGGAAAACGAAGGGCAGAAAAAGCCTAAATATCTAGATCCCGACTCTATTGAAGCCGAAGAAGGATATAAAAAAGACTTTAACCGAATGACGAGTATTAGAGATAGAAAATTAGCTGACGCGAGGAAAAAAAATGATAATTACACTTGTCAGTCATGTAACAACCAATACTTTGTAAATAACAAGTATATTATCGACTGTCATCATTTAAATCCAATCAATTTAGGGAAAAGAAAAACAAAAATAGAAGATCTAATATCGTTGTGTCCTACATGTCATCGAATTGCGCATACTCGAGTCCCCCCATATTCTTTGAGAGAGTTAAGAGAGATCATGGAAAAGCATGCTTAA
- a CDS encoding addiction module antidote protein yields the protein MTIINQSVPKKTVVSHDDAMVGELRANPDYAEIYLQTALEDIYEEGGIAAFLIALRRVVEARGGISEISRKSGLSRQQLYKTLSEKGNPTLTTLTEITRAAGVRLIPHI from the coding sequence ATGACTATCATCAATCAATCTGTACCAAAGAAAACCGTAGTCAGCCACGACGATGCGATGGTAGGAGAGCTGCGAGCAAACCCTGATTACGCTGAAATCTACCTGCAAACAGCGCTGGAAGATATCTACGAAGAAGGCGGGATTGCTGCCTTTCTGATTGCCCTCCGCCGGGTTGTTGAAGCCCGAGGTGGCATTAGCGAAATATCTCGCAAGTCCGGATTGTCGCGCCAGCAGTTGTACAAGACACTCTCTGAAAAAGGAAATCCAACGCTCACTACCCTTACAGAGATTACCCGTGCAGCTGGCGTTAGACTGATTCCACACATCTAA
- a CDS encoding DUF3750 domain-containing protein, with protein MLPLKAFLLSFLCIVLLSLAASLAQATRTGELTSERGGWATARRDSAGLAPDPHQYANLAIVQVYAAPTYGWKGAVAVHPWIIFKRAGETQYNRYEVISWGSGDKVRRNANLPDGYWYGAKPRLLVEHRGREAEAMISQIEAAIKSYPWPTTYHAWPGPNSNTFMAHIGREVPALKLDLPANALGKDYRSLLHPIGLPPSGRGLQVSLLGVLGVTLGAEEGLEVNMLGLNLGLDFTPLKLRLPFIGGIGQDNLQKDNP; from the coding sequence ATGCTGCCATTGAAAGCCTTTCTACTCTCTTTCCTCTGTATTGTGTTGCTCTCGCTGGCAGCCAGCCTGGCGCAGGCCACGCGCACCGGTGAGTTGACCAGCGAGCGCGGTGGTTGGGCGACGGCGCGACGGGATTCGGCCGGGTTAGCGCCGGACCCACACCAATATGCCAATCTGGCAATTGTGCAGGTCTACGCCGCGCCCACTTATGGCTGGAAGGGCGCTGTCGCGGTACATCCGTGGATCATTTTTAAGCGTGCAGGGGAGACGCAGTACAACCGCTACGAAGTGATCAGCTGGGGCAGCGGGGATAAGGTGCGTCGTAACGCAAACCTGCCGGATGGATACTGGTACGGTGCGAAACCGCGTTTACTGGTGGAGCATCGTGGTAGGGAAGCCGAAGCGATGATTTCGCAGATCGAAGCGGCGATAAAATCCTACCCATGGCCAACGACCTATCATGCCTGGCCGGGACCGAACAGTAACACCTTTATGGCGCATATTGGCCGTGAAGTGCCTGCGTTGAAGCTGGATTTGCCTGCCAATGCTTTGGGCAAAGATTATCGCTCTCTGCTTCATCCAATTGGATTACCACCGTCGGGGCGCGGGTTACAGGTGTCCTTGCTGGGTGTGTTAGGCGTCACCCTGGGGGCGGAAGAAGGGCTGGAAGTGAATATGCTGGGATTGAATCTGGGGCTGGACTTCACGCCATTAAAACTGCGCTTGCCGTTTATTGGCGGGATTGGTCAAGATAATCTGCAAAAGGACAATCCGTGA
- a CDS encoding helix-turn-helix transcriptional regulator, translated as MEFEFTLRFQLSEAVSDDEALERLGAADCTDALVGNGVAGKFSLMYCREAESAQQAIRDALAEVTQALPDAELIEAAPDLVGLTDIAELIGVSRQNMRKLMLTHSPQFPRPIHDGKTALWHLVDVVEWLNQRGSSRVTPGISELARATLQLNLQQALQRYAHCL; from the coding sequence ATGGAATTTGAATTCACGTTGCGTTTTCAGTTGAGTGAGGCCGTTTCTGATGACGAAGCCCTGGAACGACTCGGCGCTGCCGATTGCACTGATGCGCTGGTGGGCAACGGCGTAGCAGGCAAATTTAGTCTGATGTACTGCCGGGAAGCGGAGAGTGCGCAGCAAGCGATTCGCGATGCCTTAGCTGAAGTCACTCAGGCTTTACCCGATGCTGAACTGATTGAAGCGGCCCCCGATCTGGTGGGCCTCACGGATATTGCTGAGTTGATTGGCGTGTCGCGCCAGAATATGCGTAAGTTAATGCTCACTCACAGCCCGCAGTTTCCACGTCCAATTCATGATGGTAAAACCGCGCTGTGGCACCTTGTCGATGTGGTCGAGTGGTTAAATCAACGCGGCTCATCCCGCGTAACACCAGGCATCAGCGAACTGGCACGCGCAACGTTACAACTCAATTTGCAGCAAGCGCTGCAACGTTACGCGCACTGTCTTTGA
- the mgtE gene encoding magnesium transporter, producing the protein MSAPYAQQLTEIRQRILHLLLSEDDLVDVLLDKSIDLNAAELREITDWRHQLEEELQQLHAADLADILEALPEQERLALWRLVPSEQRGRVLVEASETVWASLTEGMTDREILHAIEPLDIDDQVYLARYLPRDLTGRLLTTLEPNLRARLLEVIELDRDRVGQVMDFNILTVRSDVTLATVQRFLRKRKSMPDGTDKIFITDEQNQLLGELSLTDILLNKPKTLVSDVMNARPTTFQLDDKAEEAASAFERYNLISAAVIDAKGKLIGRITVEDVIDLVNEENESNIRKMGGISQGEDVFAPVRKAVGKRWAWLAINLCTAFIASRVIGLFEETISQLVALAALMPIVAGIGGNTGNQTITMIVRALALHQVEPGNFSFLVVRELGVALINGLFWGGIMGSITWLMYDNLQLGGVMMLAMVLNLLLAALMGVLIPLIMTKMKRDPAVGSSVLITAITDTGGFFIFLGLATVFLLHH; encoded by the coding sequence ATGTCTGCTCCGTATGCACAACAATTAACTGAAATCCGCCAGCGCATCTTGCATCTGCTCCTTAGCGAGGACGATCTCGTTGATGTGCTGCTGGATAAATCTATCGATCTCAATGCCGCCGAGCTGCGGGAGATCACCGACTGGCGCCATCAGCTGGAAGAAGAGCTGCAGCAGCTGCATGCTGCTGACTTAGCGGATATCCTCGAAGCGCTCCCTGAACAAGAACGTCTGGCATTATGGCGCCTTGTGCCCTCCGAGCAGCGCGGCCGCGTGCTGGTCGAAGCTTCAGAAACCGTCTGGGCCAGCCTGACGGAAGGTATGACTGATCGCGAGATTCTGCACGCTATTGAGCCGCTGGACATCGACGATCAGGTATATCTGGCACGCTATCTGCCGCGTGACTTAACCGGACGTTTGCTCACCACGCTAGAGCCAAACCTGCGTGCACGCCTGCTGGAAGTGATCGAGCTTGATCGCGACCGCGTGGGCCAGGTGATGGATTTCAACATTCTGACCGTCCGCTCTGACGTTACCCTCGCTACCGTGCAGCGTTTCCTGCGTAAGCGCAAAAGCATGCCGGATGGCACCGATAAAATCTTTATTACCGACGAACAGAACCAACTGCTGGGTGAGTTATCGCTTACCGACATTTTGCTCAACAAGCCTAAAACGCTGGTTTCTGATGTGATGAATGCGCGCCCGACCACCTTTCAGCTTGATGACAAAGCCGAAGAAGCGGCCAGTGCCTTTGAACGTTATAACCTGATCTCCGCCGCCGTTATTGATGCTAAAGGCAAGCTGATTGGGCGTATTACCGTAGAAGACGTGATCGATCTGGTCAATGAAGAGAACGAAAGCAACATCCGTAAGATGGGGGGTATCAGTCAGGGCGAAGATGTGTTCGCGCCCGTGCGCAAAGCGGTTGGCAAGCGCTGGGCGTGGCTCGCCATCAATCTGTGTACTGCATTTATCGCTTCCCGTGTGATTGGCCTGTTTGAAGAGACGATATCCCAACTGGTGGCGTTGGCGGCACTGATGCCCATCGTGGCCGGAATTGGTGGTAACACCGGCAACCAGACCATCACCATGATTGTGCGCGCCCTGGCGCTGCATCAGGTGGAACCCGGTAACTTCTCCTTCCTGGTGGTGCGCGAACTCGGCGTTGCCCTGATCAACGGGCTGTTCTGGGGCGGAATCATGGGCAGCATCACCTGGTTGATGTATGACAACCTGCAACTCGGTGGCGTGATGATGCTGGCAATGGTGCTTAACCTGCTGCTGGCGGCACTAATGGGCGTGCTGATTCCGTTGATCATGACCAAGATGAAACGCGACCCGGCGGTAGGCTCCAGCGTGCTGATCACCGCCATCACCGACACCGGCGGTTTCTTTATTTTCCTTGGATTGGCAACGGTGTTTTTGCTGCACCATTAA
- a CDS encoding YfgG family protein, protein MNSAIPARRRPKTGTMTRIILLISFFILVGRLIFIIPGAIEHHQQKKAAPEPVTTLSTSDSR, encoded by the coding sequence GTGAACAGCGCCATCCCAGCACGAAGACGTCCCAAAACCGGTACCATGACTCGCATTATTTTGCTGATCAGTTTCTTTATTTTGGTTGGCCGTCTGATTTTCATCATCCCCGGTGCCATTGAGCATCATCAGCAAAAAAAAGCCGCACCTGAGCCGGTCACCACACTGAGCACCAGCGATTCGCGCTAA
- the tehB gene encoding tellurite resistance methyltransferase TehB, translating to MTIRPDNYFAEKYGLTPTHSEVLAALPKLEVGKALDLGCGQGRNSLFLNQHGFDVTAWDSNPVSLERLNSIIQEENLENIRTELCDLNQVRFNGGYQFVLSTVVMMFLQPESIPQLIADMQASTVKYGYNLIVAAMSTDDYPNSQNFPFTFKSGELSHYYRNWHIVKYNEDIGELHRQDENGDRIKYRFATLLAQKASY from the coding sequence ATGACAATACGCCCCGATAACTATTTCGCGGAAAAATATGGTCTGACGCCGACCCACTCCGAAGTGCTGGCTGCACTGCCAAAACTGGAAGTGGGCAAAGCGTTAGATCTCGGTTGCGGCCAGGGCCGTAACAGCCTGTTCCTGAATCAGCACGGCTTTGATGTGACGGCCTGGGACAGCAATCCCGTGAGCCTTGAGCGTCTGAATAGCATTATTCAGGAAGAGAATCTGGAGAACATTCGCACTGAGCTGTGCGATCTCAACCAGGTGCGTTTCAATGGCGGCTATCAGTTCGTGCTCTCCACGGTGGTGATGATGTTCCTGCAACCGGAATCCATCCCACAGCTGATCGCCGATATGCAAGCCAGTACGGTGAAATATGGCTACAACCTGATTGTGGCGGCGATGAGCACGGATGATTATCCCAACTCGCAGAATTTCCCGTTCACCTTCAAATCCGGCGAGTTGAGCCATTACTACCGCAACTGGCACATCGTGAAGTACAACGAGGATATCGGTGAACTGCATCGCCAGGATGAAAACGGCGATCGCATCAAATACCGTTTCGCTACGCTACTGGCGCAAAAAGCCAGCTATTGA